Within the Deltaproteobacteria bacterium genome, the region AGAAAACCGTGTTGGGGCCATAAGGACCTCGGTGGCCACCAAATACAACGACAAGATCAGCATCTGGGTTTGATTCCGCAAGCCAGCGGTAACCCTGGCCCATGGCATCTCCCGAAAAGGTCCAGCCGGCATGTGGAGCCACCAGTGTTTTCCAGGTACCAGCACGCGGCGAAGTATTCTGAGCAAAGGAGTCCATGGCGCGTCGGCACTCGTCTGGGTTACCGGGATACCATTGGTTTTTAAAAAAGGCTGGTCGCATCTTGATTGAGCTTAGCAGAGATAGGGATGCTTGATGAAGGGGGATGATGTTGCAACCCGACGGGTGGGGATAGGGGGATTGGGGGGTTCCCGCCAGGTTGCATCATCGACTACCGTCGATTCGATAGTGCTTCATACATTGCACGCTACGTGCCAAACCGAATTTGTTGGGGTTTTCGTTCATACTCGCCAAATAGGGGAAAAGATTGGCGTA harbors:
- the amrB gene encoding AmmeMemoRadiSam system protein B; its protein translation is MRPAFFKNQWYPGNPDECRRAMDSFAQNTSPRAGTWKTLVAPHAGWTFSGDAMGQGYRWLAESNPDADLVVVFGGHRGPYGPNTVF